The Desulfotignum balticum DSM 7044 sequence AGGTCAGCGGGTAGCGCCTTTCAAAGCCCAGAACATGTCCAATAATTCCGGCATCACCCCGGAAGGCCTGGAGATCGGCCGGGCACAGATCGTTCAGGCCGAGGCGGCCCGGATCGCACCCCATGTACACATGAATCCCATTTTGTTGAAACCGTTTGGAGACAAACAATCTCAGGTCGTTCTGAACGGAAAGGTTCACGGCAACCACACAGCCATGGATTACCATACCAGAAAAGCATTTTATTTTGAAAAAGCGTGTCAGGCGTTTGACGCCCTGGCTGCCGGATATGACCGCATCGTTCTGGAAGGGGCCGGATCCTGTGCCGAAGTCAACCTCATGGACACGGACATTGTCAATTTCCCCATGGCCCGATATGCCGATGCCGATGTCATTTTAACCGCAGACATTCACCGGGGCGGGGTCTTCGCCCAGGTGGTGGGGACCCTGGCCTGCCTGCCGGATGATTATCGTGACATGGTCAAAGGGATCATTATCAACCGGTTCCGGGGAGATATCGATTTGTTCAGACAAGGCATGGCTTGGATTGAACAGCACACCGGCAAACCGGTTTTAGGGGTGTTGCCCTGGTATTCTCATTTTAAAATTGATGCCGAAGATTCGGTTGAAATAGAAAAAATAAATGATTTCAAGTTATTAGAAAAAAACATTCCTGCTGTTGCTATCTTAAGACTGCCCCACATCGCCAATTTCACCGATTTTCATGCCCTGGCCAGAATCCATGGCCTGCAAACGGTTTTCATTGATTCGCCAAAACAGCTGGACCGGTTTACCGCCATCATCATTCCGGGTTCCAAAAATACCCGAAAAGACTTAACCTGGGTCATGGAACGGTTTGAAACTCCGCTGAATGACTATGTGCGCAAGGGCGGCCATGTTTTCGGCATCTGCGGCGGATACCAGATGCTGGGACAATGGGTAAAAGATCCAAACGGGCTGGAAGGTTCCCCGGGACAGACCCGGGGACTGGGACTGCTGCCGGTCCAAACCCTGCTGCAATCCCCCAAAACCACCACATTAAGCGAGTTCAGATGGGGCGATGCCTATGGCAGAGGATATGAAATTCACATGGGTGCCACGCAGCTGACCGGCGGCGTTCCGTTTATCCGCATTGTTTCCAGAAATGGCATCCCCGTAAAAGAAACCGACGGATGCCTGGCAGACAATGGTCAAGTGGCCGGTACTTATGTTCACGGATTTTTTGATTTCAACACCATTATCAAAAAATGGTTTGATTTAATCGGATTGGCTCATCCTTTGGATTTTTCAATTGACGCAGCCATTGAAAAAGACAAGGATTACGATCATCTGAAAAAACATATGGAAACCTATCTGGATCTGGAAGCGCTGATTTAAAAAAACAGGGCAATACAATGACTTGATTGTTTCAATGATTCAACATGATCTGAAACAATGGAGAATGCACCGCGCCTTGCGGTTGAAGCCGGCTTTTGTACAAGACAAGGCGGTTAACCGGAAACGCATGCGAAGAGTTGCTTTCAAAACGCTTGATCACAGAAATCATATCATGCGGCCGGACCGGTTTTTTAATACGCGCCAGAGTAATATGCGGAAAAAATGGCCGGGATTGCGCCGGAATACCCATGGGGTGAAGCTTTTTTTCCAAATCCGTCACAACCTGCATCAGATGTTCTGTCTGTTCATGAATACTGATCCATACGATCCGGGCGTTTCTGACATTAGGAAAGACACCGATACCCCCGGCTGTCAGAGTAAATGCCGGATATGCGCCGGAAAATGCCGCCATGACAGATTGAAGGGGTATCAGCAACTCCCTGGGGATCGGACCTAAAAATTTCAGTGTCAAATGAAATCTCTCCGGATTGGGCCAGGCAGCAAGCCATCCGGCTGATTTAAGTTCCGACTGGATATCTGATAAAAACCGTTTGACAGCATCCGGCAACGGTATGGCAATAAACGTCCGGACAACATCTGACGATTCAGCCATGACGCTTGTTTTTGAATCCCAGAAGCACCCGGTAGGGTCCCGGTGTTCCCTGGGGAACAAATGCCACACGATCCTGATCTTTGAGAACCGTTGAAAAAGGCTGGACACGGCCGTTCACAAACACCACTTCCACATCCTCGGGGGTCAGCTGCATCTGCTGCACCAGCATTTCAGCGGTGGTACCATCCGGAATGGACAATGAGACATTGGAAAAAGGCAGATTATTCTGCTGAAGTTTTTTTTGTAAAAATGAAAATGCATTAAACGTAATTGTCGGCATGATTATTCTCCTTTTGATTCATTTTATCCAATGCCTGAAATATTCTCAATTGAAAAAATATGAAACTTCTGCCTATATGTAACAAATGCGTCTTCGTTTGATCATAATGATTCTGGCAATCTTTGCTTTTTTATCCGTATCCACGGGAGGATGGCTGTTTTATTATTCGTTTCGTAAAGCCAGCATTCAGACCGGGGAAACCCAGGCGGTTGCACAGCTGAAACTGCTGACCGACCAGTTGGCGACGTCCCTGTCTGAACACATCAAATCCGTTCGTGTGCTGTCCCGGATCAAAGAACTGGAAACCGTTCTTGTGGACACAAACCTTGAAACCCTTTTCAAAGCCAACCAGATTCTGGATATGTTTACCCGATCCCTGGAACTGGATGTCAGCTATCTGATGGACCTGAAGGGCAATACCATCTGTTCGAGCAACCGGAATCAGTTCGACAGTTTTGTGGGCCATGATTTTTCTTTCAGACCCTATTTCACATCCGCCATCCAGGGGCAACCGGACAGTTACCTCGCCCTTGGCGTCACTTCCATGAAACGGGGGGTCTATTACAGCCATCCGGTGTATCATCCCGAGAAACAGGAAATCATCGGAGTGGCCGTGATAAAATCTTCCATTGAGTTTCTGGAAACCACTTTGTTTTCCAACCCGGAACATCTGCTTTTCTTTGTCAGCCCCAATGGCATCATTTTCATCAGCAATCAATCCCGATACCGGTTTAAACTGCTGTGGCCTGTGGACAATGAAACAAAAGACCAGATTGTCCAGTCCCGTCAATTCGGCAACGGCCCCTGGGGCTGGTCCGGATTCCGCCGGACACAGACCAAAGACCGGGTCACGGATCAAAACAAAGAGGCATATCTATATACCTCTTTGTCAGTACCCCGGTATCCTGACTGGCGCGTGGTGTCTTTGAAAAACAAAAAACTGCTTGAAAAGCAGTTCTCCGCCCCGTTCATCAAAGGGATCGGCCCGGGGGTGATCTTTATTACCAGTCTGGCGGGCATCCTGGTTTTTTTTCTGTATCAACAGGCCGCCAAAGAAATCAGTCAGCGAAAAACAGCCGAGGAAAAACTGCGGATCAGTGAGGAGAGATATCGACATATTTACCATAAAACGCCGATCATGCTCCATTCCATTGATACCAAAGGAAGAATTATCCGGGTGTCCGATCACTGGGTGGATGTCATGGGATATGATCGAGATGAGGTCATCGGCCGGCATTTGACGGATTTTTTCACTCCGGAATCCAAAAAATTTGCCTTGTCAAAGGTCTTTCCCCAATTTTTCAACACCGGGTTTTTCAAAGATATCCCCTATACCTATGTGAAAAAAAGCAAAGATAAAATGGATATTCTTCTTTCCAGTTACGGGGTCAGAGATGAGACGGGCCGGGTAGTTCGTTCTTTGGCAGTAAGTGTGGATGTGACGGAAAAAAACCGAACCCAGAAAGATCTGGAACATGCCAAGGAAAAACTGGCCCGATACTCCCATGATCTGGAAAAACAGGTGCGCCTGAGAACGGCACAACTGGAAAAAGCCCAGAGCAGCCTGAAAAATTTATCCAAAAACATCATTGCTTCCCAGGAACGGGAAAAAGAACAGGTGGCCCGGGAGCTTCATGACCATCTGGGGCAGGTATTGACCGCATTACGCATCGATGTGATGTGGGTGAAAAACCATTTTACATCTTCTCCGGATCAGGCCGTGGACCGGGCCGAAAAAATGAGTCTGCTCATTGACAAAACCATTCAGGACGTCAGGGATATGGCTTATCGGCTCCGCCCCAGGGTGCTGGATGACCTGGGCTTGTCAGATGCACTGGAATCTTTGGTATCTGATTTTGAAAAACGATCCAATGTCTCCTGTGTCTTTCGCCGGGATGTCATCCCGCAGATCGATAAAACGCTGGCCACCGCCCTTTACCGAATCGGCCAGGAAGCGGTCACCAATGCCATCCGCCATGCAAAAGCCACCACCATCATTGTTGAATTGAGAACCGATGCCAAAGGGCTGGTATTGACGGTGGAAGACAACGGTATCGGCTTTAATCCAGACGAAAGCAGAACCGGCTTCGGACTGGAAGGCATGATGGAACGGGCCAATCTGGCAGGCGGATGGCTGGACATTACGTCGCAAATAGGCAGCGGAACCCGAATCACCTGCAAGGTAAACGTGGAGGGATGGTCATGATCACTGTGTTGCTGGCCGACGATCACAGTATTGTCAGAGACGGATTGCGGCGGGTTCTGGAAGACAGCTCCGACATCAAGGTCATTGCCGAAGCGTCCGATGGAGAAACCGCTTTTGATCTGGCCATGACAAAACAACCGGATGTGGCTGTTATCGACATATCCATGCCCGGCATGGATGGGCTGGAAGTGGTGGCGCGCATGAACAGTTACTGCCCCAAAATCCCGGTACTTATTTTAACCATGCATGAGGAAGAACAATATGTGATCCGGGCCATGGAAGCCGGCGCCATGGGATATGTCACCAAACAGTCCGCACCCGAGCAGCTGGTGGCGGCAGTGAAAAAAATTCATTCCGGGGGTCGGTATCTGACGGAAAAAGCCAGTGAAGCCTTGGCCCTGCGTTTCATTCGGGGCGACAAAAACAAACACGCCATGGAATCTTTATCCATGCGCGAACTCCAGGTATTGCGCAAACTGGCCACGGGAAGTACGAACCGGGAAATTGCCATTACTTACAATATCAGTGTTAAAACCGTGGATACTTATCGGTCCAGGCTCTTGAAAAAACTGAACCTGAGAAACAACGCGGATCTGTCCAGATATGCCATACAGAATCGCCTGGTGGAATTTTAATCCGACAGATTCAGCCGGGAAAAATTGGTGAAGATTTTATTTAACGTGGATTTACACTGGGCCATCTCCTCGTGAGAAATCCCCTGTTCCGCTTCCACAAGCATCTCCATGACCATGGCAATTAAATCATCCCGAAAAGATTTGGCTTTGTGTGTCAGATAAACCAGTTTGCTGCGCTTGTCGGACCGGTCCGGCACACGAAGCACGATATTCTTTTTTTCCAGCACATTGAGCAACCGGGTGATGGCTGCCTTGTCCTTGACCGACACGTTGGAAAGTTCCTGCTGGGTTTGTCCGTCTTTTCGGTATAAATGAACCAGAATGCTCCATTGTTCATAACTGACATCAAATCCGGCATCTGCAAATTTTTTGGTCAGCCGTTTAATGATGGCCCGGGAAGTTCTGCCCACCAGATAGGCAATGGATGTGTCAATAACCCGTTCAAATGTTTCCAGTTCCAGCGTATCCGAAGGGGAAGCCGTAAATTCAGGTACCAATTGAGTCTGTTTCATGTCTATTTTTTCCATTACCGTGGTAATTGTCAGCGATTTTGGTAAGTTTGGACTTAATATGACTGAAAAAAGTTGATATGGCAACTAAATTTTGCTCGCCAGAACAATGGGCATAAAAAAAGCCGCTTCCCCCGGAAGCATGGATCGCTCGAGGAAAACGGCTTTTTGCCGGACAAAAACAGGCCGGATCAGGCAGCTGATTTTCTGGAAAACAGATTTTTCAAAGAAGAAATCCAGATTCCGCTGAGAAACCAGGAATAGATATATGTACCGATAATAATGGCAACAAACGCTTTGACAATGTCCATGGGGCTGCCGTCCAGGGAGAATCCGGGCACGTATCCGAAAAGAAGGGGGCCCAGATAAAGAAATTTGGCAAATTTAAAAGAGGTAAACGCGGTTTTCCACATATTGGCTTTAGCAATAGTGGCACCGGCAAACGCGGCAATGCACACCGGTGGGGTGATATTGGAATCCTGGGACAGCCAGTATACGATCATATGAGCCGCCAGCTCGTTCACGCCCAGGTGGGTCAGGGCCGGCACCGCCACCACGGCAGTCACCAGATACGCGGCCGTCACCGGAACCCCCATGCCCAGCACCAGAGAGGCCAGGGCCACCAAAAGAATGGTGAGCAGCAAAGACCCGCCTGCCAGATCGATCATAATGTCGGCAAAGGTCAGAATCAGGCCGGAAAACGTCAATACCCCGATAATAATCCCGATGACGCCCACGGTGGCACCGATTTTCAGACTGTTTTCTGTGCCTTCCCGGGCCGCTTCCACAAACCGCTTAGGGCCGATGCGGGTTTCCTTTCTCACCCATGAGATCGCAATACAGGTGATCAGACCCAGAATCGCGGAATAGGCCGGAGAAAATCCATACAGCATGAACACCGTGATAATCACCAGCGGCATAATGTAAAACCACTGCTTCTTGAAAATTTCCATGGCACTGAATTTGGATTTTTCCCCCACCACGTTGTCTTTTTTGGCTTCATAATGCACCATGACAAACACGGAAAAAAAATACATAAAAGCCGGAAATATGGCCACCAGCATGATGTGGGAATAAGGCAGCCCGGTCAGTTCCGCCATGATAAAACCGCCGGCCCCCATGATGGGCGGCATGAACATCCCGCCGATTGACGCGGCCGGTTCGATAGCACCGGCCACATGGGGCCGGAATCCGGCTTTTTTCATCATGGGAATGGTGAACATGCCCGTGGACACGGTATTGGCAATGGCACTGCCGGAAATGGAGCCGAACAGGCCCGAAGCGATGACCGATACTTTTCCGGGACCTCCGATGCGGTGGCCCACCGCCGCCAGGGGCCAGTCAATGAAAAATTTCTGGGCCCCGGATTTTTCCAGAAACGCGCCGAACAGCACAAACAAGATCACATAAGTGGCCAGCACACTGGCCATGATCCCGAACACCCCATCACTTTTATAGAAGATACTGACACACAACTCCGTGAACGGGGCCCCGGCATGGGAGATCAGATCCGGGGCCTTGTATCCGTAAACCCCGTAAACCAGAAACACCACCCCCATGATGACAAACACGTTGCCCACCACCCGCCGGGCCAGCTCGATCCCGATAAGCACCCCCACAATGGCGAAAACTGCATCCACCGGGGTTTCTGCCCCGGTCCGGTAGTTGATAGCCTCAAACATGATAATCCAGTATCCGACACAGACAACCGACAAAACAATCAGAATATAGTCCAGAATCCGGCCAATCGTGGTTTTTGCCTTATAGAGCAGGAAGACCAGCACATACGTTATGATAACATACACACCCCGGTGATACTGAGTGGCCATGGGCTGGACCACGGCCGCCCATGCGTAGAACAGCACCAGTGTCACCGCACAGATATCAAAAAAAATTTTCTCGAATCGATTTAATTTATGGTACACAATCCGCTTTCCTATTTGCTGATATGGTTGTCACAGGCATACCGGTCCAAAAAAAATTACCGGACACCAGACGTCCTTGTCCCGTGTCCGGTATTTCTAATAAAAAGGGTCAGGCTGCTGTATTACAAAACCCCTTTTTCTTTCCAGAATTTCTCAGCACCCGGATGAAACGGGGTGACGACGCCGGTGGGGCCGGATTCAATAGACATGCTTTTAAACGTTTTTTTCTGGGAAACCATATGGGCCAGTCCCTCGTCGGTATAGATGAGAGACAGCATCTCATAGACGGCATCGGCAGACACATCTTTGTTGGCCACCCACAGTGCGGCATCCTGAAACGAACTCACATCATAGTCCACTCCTTTATAGGTGTTGGCAGGAATGGTGACCTTGGCAAAATATGGATATTCCTTGTAAAATCCGGAAGATACTGCATCCTTGTCCAGATCGACCATGTCAATGTCATTGGTCTGGGCCGCCATCATGACCGCGCCGGTGGGATATCCCACAAACAGCCAGAATGCATCCAGCTGGTTGTTGCCGAAAGCCTGGGCCGCATCGTTATACCCCATGGCATTTCTTTCAATTTTATCCCAGATCCCCATATGGGTGAAAAACAGCTCACAGTTGGCAAATGCACCGGATCCGGCATTACCCACACCCACTTTTTTGCCTTCCAGGTCTTTGACACTTTTAATCCCTGACCCGGCTTTGACCACCAGCTGGGCCGGAGCGCCATACAGGAATGCCACAGCCATGACGTTTTCATATTTTTTGGGGTCATTTTTCATCTTGCCGTTCCGGCCCTGATACACATGGCCGGAATAGACCACGCTCATCTGCTGACGGCCGGCATCGGTTTTTCTCAAATTTTCCACAGAACCGGCGGAAGACTGGGCCTGAACCCGGATATCAGACAGTTCTTTGATGGGGTCATACACCTGGATGGCATTGGCCACCACCTGAAAGGTTCCGCCGGCAGGACCGCCGCCGAACACGATTCTTTCCTTGGCCAGCGCAGTCTGGGAACATACCATGGAAACGACTGCAATCATTCCAATGAATAAAAGATGCCTTGCTTTCATACAATCCTCCTTGAATAATACGGGTTAAAAAAACGATCACATATTTTTTTATTCATACGACTCTATCAAGGGGAAAGTAAAGGATCAATTGGAAGATTTCTGATTATGCTGTAGTAATTTTTCTTACAATCTCAGGATATCAGACAGATCACGCGTGAACAGGGTAAGCCTCAGATTCCTGGAATGTATCAAAAGAAATCAGGCGAACACCTGATCAATGCGAGAAAAAAGATGAGAAAAGCGCTGCCCGTTTCGAGAATGGGTTTTGTAATAATTCAAACAGGTTTCAACGGTTGCCACTACCTGGTCATGGGAATGAAGGCCCGGCATTTCCATGGCCAGCCGGGGATGCCGGCCCAGCCGTCCCCCCAGCAAAATGCGGAATCCGGACTGAACCGGTTCAAGGGTTCGGCCCGGGCAGACATGAACACATTGGCCGCATCTCTGGCATAAATTCATATCAATGACCGGTGTTTTATTTCCATCTGATGTGTCTGTCAACCGAATCGCCCGGTCCGGACATTTTCGGACACAGGCGTTACAGCCGGTACATGCCGCATCTCCCACCCCCGGGACCACCGCACCGATGATACCGATATCTGCGATCTGGGGGCGGGAACAGGCATTGGGGCAATCACTGAGCACAATGCGTAATTCATGATGGGGCCGGATCTTCCCGTTGGTAGATGATTTTAGAAATCCCGGAATATCCGCCTGTGTCAACAAAAAGGTCAATTTCCTTGCCAGATCCGCTGTGGATAAAGCGACATGGGGACACCCTTTGCTGCCGAAACACACAGACACATCATACCCGGTCACCGGCTTTTTTTGGCCGGTCTTTGTCATGAAAGGATCTCGCCCCGGGCGCTGATCGTTACCTGTGAAAAAGGGATATCCATGCCGCTGTTTTCCAGTGCTTTCTGAATAATATGAGGCAGTCCGGAACAACAGGGGACTTCCATGATCACGGCGGTAATGCTTTTAATGCCGGATTTTTTAAACACATCCGTCAATTTATCCACATATCCCTGGGTATCGTCAAATTTGGGACACCCGATCATCACTGCTTTGCCTGCCAGAAAATCCCTGTGAAACGACGGATAAGCCACGGGCACACAATCGGCGGCAATCACCAGGTCCGCATCTTTCAAAAACGGCGCGCCGGCCGGTACCAGGCGAATCTGAACCGGCCAGTGTCCCAGAGCGGAAGGACCGCCGGAACCGGTCACCCGGGGCTGATTGGCACAGTCGCATGACGTGTCGGAAAAGGTTTTCAAGGCTGCGGACGGGCAGCCGCCGGTCATGGCCGGTTTTCTCTGACCTGTCGATTTTTCAGCCTGGGCCTGTTGTTTGAGCAGTTCATGAACCGCTGCCTCATCAAATTCTTCGGCTTCTCTTTCCACAATATGCAATGCATCCCGGGGACATTCGCCCAGACAGGCCCCTAATCCGTCACAATACTTGTCTGAAATGACACGCGCTTTGCCGTTCACAATCTGAATGGCGCCTTCTGCACAAGACGGCACACAATTGCCGCACCCATCACATTTTTCATCATCGATTTCAATTATTTTTCTAAGTACTTTCATGATTCTGTTCCTTTATAATTATGTATCGGTTATACGCTGTGGATTATCATCCTTTTTGAATCAAAATCTGGCGAGCCAGGTCTTTTCCCGCATCCGTCAGATAAATGCCATCGATTTTCCGGGCCAGGGTGTCTGCATCGATCTGCTCTTTTCCCCGGCAGTCTTCCATATTGGCCAGAATATCCGCATCATAGACCGTTTTAAAATTAATGGTTTCCGAATTTTTGGGATGATGATGGTGTGAAATGATGTCACACACCTCGGTGATCAGCTTTTCCTTGGCTCCCAGATCTTCCAGAATTTTTCCGGCCACGGGCGGACCTTCGATGTGCTGATATTTTGCTTCGGCGGACCCATATTTTTTTTCCGCATTTTTGATGCCGATATCATGGAGATACGCGGCACAAAGCACCACCGCCAAATTGGCTTTTTCTTTTTTACCAATTTTCTCCGCATACCGGGCCACCCGCCCGGCATGGCCGATCCGTTTGAAATCCGTACCAAAATACTGTTTCATCTTCACCGCCACCCGATCTTTCAACAGATCTTCCTGCTGGGCCACAAACTCTTCCGGTAATGTGCCCAGGCATTGTTCAGCATACTTGCAATATGCCGCACACCCGAAATCCATTTTCGGATTCACAATTTTCTTGTGGCAGTGACCGCATCGCCGGGTGGCATCATCCTTGAAAAATTCCATGGGATGTCCGCATTCCGGACATTGGGTTTCAAAAATCGCGTTCTGGTCCCAGTACTGGGTATCTTGTCCCGGACATTTCATACGCCACCTTCCTTCTTATTATTGATTTGTTTATCGATTCATTCATCCGGCAATCTGCTTTACAATCTGATGCAAACCTACTATAAAACGAAATGAAATACCTTGATCTGAATCAAGGGGATCATTTATTTTTGGCGATTTTTAAAAAAGTGTCAATGGCCGCGGATCGTTAATCAAAAATACAGGAGCTGTGACCGGTATCGATATTTTAAAGACCATTCCCCTTTTTTCCGGATTGTCCGATGATCAGTTGAAAATCCTATCCAGCATTGCCGTCCGACTGACTTTCAAACGTGGAGACATGATTTTTCACGACGGTGACAAAGGCGATGGCATCTATATTGTCGAAACCGGAAAAATAAAAGTCTTCAAGCTGTCTTTGGATGGCAAAGAACAGATTCTCCATATTTTCGGCCCGGGTCACACGTTCGGAGAAGTGCCGGTATTTCAGGGCAAGAGCTTTCCCGCTTCATCCATGACCCTGGAACCCTCGGATATTATTTTTTTACCCCGAGACCGGTTTGTTGAACTGATTACCACCACTCCGGCCCTGAGCATGAACATGCTGGCCGATCTTTCCAGACGGCTGCGGGCCTTTACCATCCAGATCGAAGCGCTGAGCCTCAAGGAGGTGCCGGCCCGGCTGGCTGCATACATATTGACATTATCCAAAGAACAGAAAAACCCTGTCCGGGTCCGTCTTCCCATCTCCAAAGCCCAGCTTTCCAACCTTATCGGCACCACACCGGAAACCATCTCCAGAATGCTCAAAAAAATGGGGGATACCGGTTTGATACTAGTGCAGACAAAGACCATCGACATTCTGGACAAAGAAGGCCTGATAGAACTGTCTGAATCCGGCCGGTTACAATAACCTGTTCCCCGGAAGTAAAAACCGTTTTTTTATACTGGACTAAAATTTATTGTCATGGCATAACTGAAAAATACAGATGTTTTGATTTCCGGGGCACGGGTCACTTGGGACTGAAAAACATCGTCACAAAAAAAATCACAGATACTGGACAAAACCGTTCAGAAAAATCATTGTCACATGTCCAACAATCTTGCCAAGGAGGAAACATGGGAAAGTTATTGAGAATCAACACCAAAGAAAAAACATTCAACTTTGAAGAGACACCGGATACCTATGCCGGCTTAGGCGGAAGAGCCCTGACATCCAAAATGATTCTGGATGAGGTCCCGGCCACCTGCCATCCGTTGGGAAAAAACAACAAACTCATCTTTGCTCCCGGGGTCCTGTCCGGATCTCCGGCCGCAGATTCCGGAAGGCTTTCCGCCGGCGCCAAATCGCCGTTAACCGGCGGAATCAAGGAAAGCAACGCCGGAGGACTTGTGTCCCAGAAACTGGCAAAACTGGGAATCACCGCCCTGGTTCTGGAAGACAAACCCGAAGGCAACGATTACAGCCTGATCAAAATTGACAAAGACGGTGTTTCCATTGAATCCGCAGACGATCTGGTCAAAAAAGGCAATTATGCGGTCATGGAAACCCTGTGGAACAAATACGGTAAAAACGTCGGCGTCTTAAGTATCGGCCAGGCCGGTGAACAATGCCTGAAAGGCGCGTCCATCAACCAGGCGGACATGAACGGCCGTCCCGGACGGGCACATGGCAGAGGGGGCTTAGGTGCGGTCATGGGATCCAAAAAAATCAAGGCCATCGTGGTGGATGATTCTGGTGCGCCCCGGGTGGAAATCAAGGATCCGGATGCGTTCAAGGCCGCCAACAAACGATGGGTGGAAATGCTGAGAAACCATCCGGTCACCGGTGAAGGCCTGCCGGCTCTGGGCACGGCCGTACTGGTGAATGTCATCAACGAAGCCGGGACCCTTCCCACCAAAAACTTCAGATCCGGCCGGTTCGACCATGCCCAGGCCATTTCCGGCGAAACCATGGCGGAAACCATTGAAAAACGCAACGGCATCACCACCGAAGCCTGTCATCCCGGATGTGTGATCAAATGCTCCAATGTCTATCACGGCAAAGACGGCAATTTCCTGACCTGCGGGTTTGAGTATGAAACCATCTGGGCCTTCGGTGCCCACACCACCATCCAGGATATGGATCAAATTGCCACTCTGGATAAAATGTGTGATGATTTCGGTTTAGACACCATTGAAACCGGGGTCACCATCGGTATTGCCATGGAAGGCGGGATGATTCCCTGGGGTGACGGCCAGGCCGCCATTGACCTGCTGTCCAAAGTGGGGGAATACGCACCCGAAGGCAAAATCATCGGAAACGGGGCCTTGTTCACCGGGGACGCTTTGGGCGTGGACCGGGTTCCGGTGGTGAAAAAACAGGCGTTGCCGGCCTATGATCC is a genomic window containing:
- a CDS encoding cobyric acid synthase; this encodes MNAPNIAVLGTGSDVGKSIIAAGICRYLADKGQRVAPFKAQNMSNNSGITPEGLEIGRAQIVQAEAARIAPHVHMNPILLKPFGDKQSQVVLNGKVHGNHTAMDYHTRKAFYFEKACQAFDALAAGYDRIVLEGAGSCAEVNLMDTDIVNFPMARYADADVILTADIHRGGVFAQVVGTLACLPDDYRDMVKGIIINRFRGDIDLFRQGMAWIEQHTGKPVLGVLPWYSHFKIDAEDSVEIEKINDFKLLEKNIPAVAILRLPHIANFTDFHALARIHGLQTVFIDSPKQLDRFTAIIIPGSKNTRKDLTWVMERFETPLNDYVRKGGHVFGICGGYQMLGQWVKDPNGLEGSPGQTRGLGLLPVQTLLQSPKTTTLSEFRWGDAYGRGYEIHMGATQLTGGVPFIRIVSRNGIPVKETDGCLADNGQVAGTYVHGFFDFNTIIKKWFDLIGLAHPLDFSIDAAIEKDKDYDHLKKHMETYLDLEALI
- the thpR gene encoding RNA 2',3'-cyclic phosphodiesterase, whose amino-acid sequence is MAESSDVVRTFIAIPLPDAVKRFLSDIQSELKSAGWLAAWPNPERFHLTLKFLGPIPRELLIPLQSVMAAFSGAYPAFTLTAGGIGVFPNVRNARIVWISIHEQTEHLMQVVTDLEKKLHPMGIPAQSRPFFPHITLARIKKPVRPHDMISVIKRFESNSSHAFPVNRLVLYKSRLQPQGAVHSPLFQIMLNH
- a CDS encoding MoaD/ThiS family protein, which produces MPTITFNAFSFLQKKLQQNNLPFSNVSLSIPDGTTAEMLVQQMQLTPEDVEVVFVNGRVQPFSTVLKDQDRVAFVPQGTPGPYRVLLGFKNKRHG
- a CDS encoding sensor histidine kinase is translated as MILAIFAFLSVSTGGWLFYYSFRKASIQTGETQAVAQLKLLTDQLATSLSEHIKSVRVLSRIKELETVLVDTNLETLFKANQILDMFTRSLELDVSYLMDLKGNTICSSNRNQFDSFVGHDFSFRPYFTSAIQGQPDSYLALGVTSMKRGVYYSHPVYHPEKQEIIGVAVIKSSIEFLETTLFSNPEHLLFFVSPNGIIFISNQSRYRFKLLWPVDNETKDQIVQSRQFGNGPWGWSGFRRTQTKDRVTDQNKEAYLYTSLSVPRYPDWRVVSLKNKKLLEKQFSAPFIKGIGPGVIFITSLAGILVFFLYQQAAKEISQRKTAEEKLRISEERYRHIYHKTPIMLHSIDTKGRIIRVSDHWVDVMGYDRDEVIGRHLTDFFTPESKKFALSKVFPQFFNTGFFKDIPYTYVKKSKDKMDILLSSYGVRDETGRVVRSLAVSVDVTEKNRTQKDLEHAKEKLARYSHDLEKQVRLRTAQLEKAQSSLKNLSKNIIASQEREKEQVARELHDHLGQVLTALRIDVMWVKNHFTSSPDQAVDRAEKMSLLIDKTIQDVRDMAYRLRPRVLDDLGLSDALESLVSDFEKRSNVSCVFRRDVIPQIDKTLATALYRIGQEAVTNAIRHAKATTIIVELRTDAKGLVLTVEDNGIGFNPDESRTGFGLEGMMERANLAGGWLDITSQIGSGTRITCKVNVEGWS
- a CDS encoding response regulator translates to MITVLLADDHSIVRDGLRRVLEDSSDIKVIAEASDGETAFDLAMTKQPDVAVIDISMPGMDGLEVVARMNSYCPKIPVLILTMHEEEQYVIRAMEAGAMGYVTKQSAPEQLVAAVKKIHSGGRYLTEKASEALALRFIRGDKNKHAMESLSMRELQVLRKLATGSTNREIAITYNISVKTVDTYRSRLLKKLNLRNNADLSRYAIQNRLVEF
- a CDS encoding MarR family winged helix-turn-helix transcriptional regulator; this encodes MKQTQLVPEFTASPSDTLELETFERVIDTSIAYLVGRTSRAIIKRLTKKFADAGFDVSYEQWSILVHLYRKDGQTQQELSNVSVKDKAAITRLLNVLEKKNIVLRVPDRSDKRSKLVYLTHKAKSFRDDLIAMVMEMLVEAEQGISHEEMAQCKSTLNKIFTNFSRLNLSD